In Desulfofustis limnaeus, the genomic stretch CATGCGCCCGCAGCAATCGAAGCTGATCCCGGCACGACAGGCTGGTCTGATTCCTGGCATAGACTTCGGGGATGACATCTGCCTCCAGGGCAACGACCTGTACCTGCCATTGCGAGACCCGGTAGGTTCGCGCCAGGCCTCGCTGTTCGGCAAAAGACAATGACAGGTAGCCACTACCGTCACCCCTCGAGGCCGGGCGAGCGGCCTCACGAACAGCCTGATCGAGCCCTTCTTTCATCACCGTTTCTTCCAGCTTTTTTCCTCTCCCCGGCGAAGCCGGCCGATGTTGTCCCGGTGCTTGAACCAGATCAGCACGGCAATGACCAGTGCAGCCAGGACCGTCACCATCGGCATCTTAACGGCCAGGAGCCAGAGCGGCATCAGCGCTGCCGTCAGCAGTGAGCCGGCCGACACGAAGCCGGTGAAGCCAACCGTCGCCACAAACACCAGCAGGCTGATGCCGACAGCTGCAGGCGACAGGAAAAGAAACACCCCCAAAGCCGTGGCCACCCCCTTGCCGCCGCGAAATCCGAGATACACCGGAAACATGTGGCCGACAACAGCCAATACTCCACAGGCGGGTACCAGCCATGTTTCAAGCGGTGAGGCGGCATAGAGCCGAGCGGCAAGAAAAATAGGAAAGAAGCCCTTGAGACAGTCGAGGATCAGGGTCATGACCCCGAATTTCTTGCCCAACAGCCGATTGACGTTGGTGGCCCCGATGTTACCGCTGCCGCCGGCACGAACATCGATGCCGGCCAGCCTGCCGACAAGAAAACCAAAGGGTACGGCGCCGATAAGATAGCTTGCAATCGGCCAGAAAATGTCCATAGTGTTAACCGTATCAGTTGGGCGGGAAAAGGTAATGATCACTGCCAGCCTGCCACTTTACCGTTTCGTCACCGACATGGCAACAGCAGCGCGATCGATTGCCCTCTTCGCTCACCATTCACCATAGCCAACAAAACGAAGGCGTGGTATATTACTTATTTTCGCCCTGACTTCTCACTAACGCTTAGCATACCGATGGCCTTACGAAAAATCCTTGAATATCCCGAGCCGGTCTTGCGGCTCAAGGCAACGCCTGTTGAACACTTCGACGAGCAGCTCCGCCTCCTCGCCGAGGATATGGTGGAGACCATGTATGACGCACCCGGAATCGGCCTGGCCGCCCCGCAGATTGGCGAATCGGCACGGGTCATCGTGGTCGACACCAGCAAACAGGGGGAAGAAAGACAATCGATGGTGCTGGTCAATCCGGAGATAACCGCGCACGAAGGTTTCCAGGTCGACGAAGAGGGCTGCCTCAGTGTCCCGGAACTGACCGCCCAGGTCCAGCGCTATCTCAAAATTACGGTTGCCTATCAAGACCTGGACGGCTCGGCACGGGAACTGGAGACACAGAACCGGTTCGCCGTGGTACTGCAACATGAGATCGACCATCTTGATGGGATCCTGTTCATCGACCACCTCAGCCCGCTGAAACGAAGCCTCTACAAGAAGAAGCGCAAAAAGATGTTGGCCGCGGAGTCCGCCGCCTAATGGAACAACCCCGCTTTCGGATCGTATTCATGGGAACGCCGCTCTTTGCCGTTCCCAGCCTACATGCGTTGTTAAAGGGTCCCGACCAGGTCGTCGCCGTGGTCACCCAGCCGGACCGTCCCCGCGGACGGGGTCGCCGCCCGACGGCCCCACCGGTGAAAACCCTCGCCGTCGAACACCAGGTATCGGTCCTTCAACCGGAAAAAATACGCACGCAGGCCTGTACCGATGCCCTCGGAGCCTACCGGCCGGATGTGATCGTCGTTGCCGCCTATGGTAAGATCCTGCCGCCAGCACTGCTGGAGTTGCCGCGCTTCGGCTGCATCAACGTCCACGGCTCCCTGTTGCCGCGTCACCGCGGTGCCGCACCGATCCAATGGGCCCTGATCCGGGGCGACAGTGAAATCGGCGTCACGATCATGCAGATGGACGAGGGAATGGATACCGGCGATATCCTGCTCAAGGCCTCCCTCATTCCGGACCCCGGCGAAACGACCGGGTCGTTGTTGCCCAAGCTGGCCGACCTCGGCAGCCAGACCTTGATGGATGCCCTCGACCTGCTCGGCCAGGGAGGTCTGGCCACGCTCAAGCAGAACGACAAGCTGGCCACCCAGGCGCCGATGCTGAAGAAAGAGGACGGCCTGATCGACTGGCATCAATCGGCCCTGTCTCTCGACCGGTTGATTCGCGGGTTGGACCCATGGCCCACCGCCTACTCGTACCTGGACGGTAAGCAGTTCCAGTTTTTTTCACCGCGGGTGGTGCATGAGCAATCGCCCCACCCCCCCGGTACCGTGCTGCGTGCTGACCGGGAGGGGTTATTGCTGGCCACCGGTCGCGATTGCCTGCTGATCGGGGCGATCAAACCGGAAGGCCGCAGCCGGATGGATGTGGCCGCTTTTCTCAACGGCCGCCCGATAGAGCCCGGACAGCGCTTTACCGGGCCGATCTCCTGACGCCATGGTCGGCCAAAGCACCCTCGCCTATCTCGACTGTTTCTCCGGGGTCAGCGGCGATATGCTGCTCGGCGCCCTGCTCGATTGCGGTCTGGACGAGCAGTTTTTGCGCCGTGAGTTGGCGGGACTGGATCTGCCTTCCTGGGAATTGCGGATATCCCGTTGCACCCGGCACGGCATCGGCGGCATCCGCGTCCAGGTGGAAGGAGATGCAGCCCAGCCGCTGCGGACCATCCCCGACATCACCCGAGTTCTGCAAACAAGTCGTCTGGACCGGCCGATCATCGAACGGGCCCTGCGGGTTTTTCATCGCCTGGCCGAGGCCGAGGCCCGCGTCCACCAGATACCGGTCGAACGCATCCATTTTCACGAGATCGGAGCGCTGGACACCATCGTTGACGTGGTCGGTGTGCTACTCGGTTTCGACCGGCTTGGCATCACCACCATCCACAGTGCTCCTTTGCCGCTCGGCCGAGGTTTTGTTCGCTGCGCCCACGGCCGACTGCCGCTGCCGGCCCCGGCGGTCTGCGAGCTGCTGGCCGGGGTTCCGGTCTACGGCGTCACGGCCGAACGCGAGTTGGTGACCCCGACCGGAGCCGCCCTGGTGGTGGAGTTGGCCGAACAGTTCGGCCCGCTCCCCGATCTGCAACTGGGCCGTACCGGCTATGGCGCCGGTCAGGCGGAAGGAGAGGAGCGGTGTCCCAATCTCCTGCGCTTGCTGACCGGTACCCCCCGGAACGGCAGCGAACCGGGCCGGGTTGAAGTCATCGAAACCCATCTTGATGACTGGCAGACAGAAGGATTCCCCTGGTTGTGCGACCGTCTCTTCGTCCACCACGCCCTCGACGTGAGCCTCATCCCCATGCAGATGAAAAAGGGAAGGCCCGGATTCTGCCTGCGGGTCATCGCCGATCCCGCCCATGGACCGGATATCCGGAAGGTGATCCTGACCGAGACCTCGTCCATCGGCCTGCGTTATCGCACCGAACAGCGTTTGACCTTGCCGCGCCGCCCGGTGAGTGTTGCCACCCGCTGGGGCGATATCACCGCCAAGCAGGTGGAGACGCCGGCCGGCCCGAAGATCTACCCGGAGTACGAAGCGTGTCGGAGCGTTGCCGAACAGCACCGGGTACCGCTTGATCTGGTCTATCGGGAAATACTCGCAAGAAGCACGAACGGAAACGACTGATGGACCGGGTAATCGTGGCAATCGCCACCGGCCTCTACACCGGCATGATCCCCAAAGCCCCCGGCACTTGGGGTTCCGCCTTCGCCCTGATTCCCTGGTTCTTCTGCCGGAACCTGAGCGTGACCCACTATCTGCTGCTGCTGGTCGGGCTCTTTGTCGTGGGATTCCTCTGCGCCGGCTCGGCGGAGAAGATCATCGACCGTCCCGACCCGGGTTGCATCGTCATCGACGAAGTCCTCGGCATGTTCGTCACCCTGATGCTGGCGCCCGCCCATCCCCTGGCTTGGCTGGCCGGATTTGTGCTGTTCAGGATCTTCGACATCACCAAGCCGTTTCCGGTCTCCTGGCTGGACAGCCACCTGCACGGCGGTATCGGCATCATGGCCGACGACATCGTCGCCGGCCTTTACGCCTGTGCCTGCCTCCAGCTTGGGTGGCTGATGCTGACCAGTTTCAGCTGACGACCGGCGATGCCGCCCGAGGGGCACCGACCGGGATCAGGCCAGTGTCGAGAAAGCCGGCAGGCGGCGGTGTACCTGGTCTATCTCATCTTCGTTGCGCAGCAGTTGCTCAAGCGTGTCCCAGGTGCCCTCGAGCAGGGCGCTGCGAGCGGCCGGATTCATGGTCAGCGGCTCCGTTTTTCCGGCAAAGGAGAGGGTCAGAGTCTCAAGGTCGATGGTCAAAACCACCGTCGGATCCTCCTCAATCCGGCGCTGCAGTTCGACCACTTCCGGCTCCTTCAGCGTCGCCGTCACCAGGCCGATACTGGTGCAGTTACCAGCAAAGATCTCGGCGAAGGAGACACCGATGATGGCCTTGATACCAAAGCGATGCAGGGCCTGTGGCGCATGTTCCCGGCTGGAGCCGCAGCCGAAATTATTATTGACGACAAGAATCTCGGCGCCGCGAAAACGCTCGTCGTTGAACGGATGGTGCCGCTTTGTTCCGTCGCTGTTGAAGCGTTCGTCCCGGAACACCTGGTCGCCGAGCCCGGTAAAAGTGATGGAGCGCAAAAAACGCGCCGGAATGATCCGATCGGTATCGATATCATTTCCCGGCAGTACCAGCCCGCGTCCCTGCATCCTTCTAAACGTGGCTCCCCTCGTCTCAGTCATGACGCTCACCCCGGAGGAAGTCTCTGACATCGGCGACACTGCCGGAAACGGCGGCTGCCGCGACCATGGCCGGGCTCATCAGCAAGGTCCGACCGTGCGGCGCCCCCTGGCGGCCGATGAAGTTGCGGTTCGACGAACTGGCGCAGAGCTGGCGGCCGGCCAGTTTGTCGGGATTCATGGCCAGGCAGAGGGAACAACCCGGCTCGCGCCATGCAAAACCAGCGTCGTGAAACACCCGATCGAGTCCTTCCTGCTCCGCTTGCCGCTTCACCCGTCTCGATCCAGGTACGGCCAAAGCCCTTACTCCGGCGGCTACCCGGCGCCCGCGCAAGACTTCGGCTGCGGCCCGGAAATCGGAAAGCCGACCGTTGGTGCATGAGCCGATGAAGGCCACGTCGACCGGTTCCCCGAGCAGTTTCCGTCCTGGCTCAAAACCCATATGCCGATAGGCCTGGAGCGCCCCCTCCCGCTCTTCTGCCGGGAGTTCATCCGGCTGCGGCAGCGGCTGGTCAATCCCCACCACCTGACCCGGGTTGATGCCCCAGGTCACCTGCGGCGCCATCCCCTCGATGGCAATCGTTACCCGATCATCATAGACGGCATCAGTATCGGAGGCCATATCCCGCCACGCGTGTACCGCCCGGTCAAACGCTTCTCCGGTGGGAACGAAAGGGCGCCCGCGCAAATAATCGAAGGTGGTCTGATCCGGATTCACATAGCCGATGCGGGCCCCGCCTTCGATACTCATGTTGCACACGGTCATCCGCTCTTCCATGGACAGGTCCTCAATCGCCGGACCGCCATACTCATAAGCGTAGCCGATGCCACCCTTGACCCCGAGGGTGCCGATGATCCGCAAGACGATATCCTTGGCGTAGACTCCCGGCGACCGCTGCCCGACCACGTCAATACGCCGGACCTTCAAGCGCTCCAAAGCCAGCGTCTGGGTCGCCAGGACATCGCGAACCTGCGAGGTCCCGATACCGAAGGCAATCGCCC encodes the following:
- the plsY gene encoding glycerol-3-phosphate 1-O-acyltransferase PlsY, with the translated sequence MDIFWPIASYLIGAVPFGFLVGRLAGIDVRAGGSGNIGATNVNRLLGKKFGVMTLILDCLKGFFPIFLAARLYAASPLETWLVPACGVLAVVGHMFPVYLGFRGGKGVATALGVFLFLSPAAVGISLLVFVATVGFTGFVSAGSLLTAALMPLWLLAVKMPMVTVLAALVIAVLIWFKHRDNIGRLRRGEEKSWKKR
- the def gene encoding peptide deformylase — its product is MALRKILEYPEPVLRLKATPVEHFDEQLRLLAEDMVETMYDAPGIGLAAPQIGESARVIVVDTSKQGEERQSMVLVNPEITAHEGFQVDEEGCLSVPELTAQVQRYLKITVAYQDLDGSARELETQNRFAVVLQHEIDHLDGILFIDHLSPLKRSLYKKKRKKMLAAESAA
- the fmt gene encoding methionyl-tRNA formyltransferase is translated as MEQPRFRIVFMGTPLFAVPSLHALLKGPDQVVAVVTQPDRPRGRGRRPTAPPVKTLAVEHQVSVLQPEKIRTQACTDALGAYRPDVIVVAAYGKILPPALLELPRFGCINVHGSLLPRHRGAAPIQWALIRGDSEIGVTIMQMDEGMDTGDILLKASLIPDPGETTGSLLPKLADLGSQTLMDALDLLGQGGLATLKQNDKLATQAPMLKKEDGLIDWHQSALSLDRLIRGLDPWPTAYSYLDGKQFQFFSPRVVHEQSPHPPGTVLRADREGLLLATGRDCLLIGAIKPEGRSRMDVAAFLNGRPIEPGQRFTGPIS
- the larC gene encoding nickel pincer cofactor biosynthesis protein LarC; this translates as MVGQSTLAYLDCFSGVSGDMLLGALLDCGLDEQFLRRELAGLDLPSWELRISRCTRHGIGGIRVQVEGDAAQPLRTIPDITRVLQTSRLDRPIIERALRVFHRLAEAEARVHQIPVERIHFHEIGALDTIVDVVGVLLGFDRLGITTIHSAPLPLGRGFVRCAHGRLPLPAPAVCELLAGVPVYGVTAERELVTPTGAALVVELAEQFGPLPDLQLGRTGYGAGQAEGEERCPNLLRLLTGTPRNGSEPGRVEVIETHLDDWQTEGFPWLCDRLFVHHALDVSLIPMQMKKGRPGFCLRVIADPAHGPDIRKVILTETSSIGLRYRTEQRLTLPRRPVSVATRWGDITAKQVETPAGPKIYPEYEACRSVAEQHRVPLDLVYREILARSTNGND
- a CDS encoding phosphatidylglycerophosphatase A family protein, giving the protein MDRVIVAIATGLYTGMIPKAPGTWGSAFALIPWFFCRNLSVTHYLLLLVGLFVVGFLCAGSAEKIIDRPDPGCIVIDEVLGMFVTLMLAPAHPLAWLAGFVLFRIFDITKPFPVSWLDSHLHGGIGIMADDIVAGLYACACLQLGWLMLTSFS
- the leuD gene encoding 3-isopropylmalate dehydratase small subunit, producing MTETRGATFRRMQGRGLVLPGNDIDTDRIIPARFLRSITFTGLGDQVFRDERFNSDGTKRHHPFNDERFRGAEILVVNNNFGCGSSREHAPQALHRFGIKAIIGVSFAEIFAGNCTSIGLVTATLKEPEVVELQRRIEEDPTVVLTIDLETLTLSFAGKTEPLTMNPAARSALLEGTWDTLEQLLRNEDEIDQVHRRLPAFSTLA
- the leuC gene encoding 3-isopropylmalate dehydratase large subunit; this encodes MGRTLFTKVWDAHRVAALSVTRDQLFIALHLVHEVTSPQAFQALRERGLAVKYPQRTIATVDHIVPTLQQQIRPYDDSLAEEMLQALETNTREFGVRFLGLGSDHQGIVHIIGPENGLTQPGMTIACGDSHTSTHGALGAIAFGIGTSQVRDVLATQTLALERLKVRRIDVVGQRSPGVYAKDIVLRIIGTLGVKGGIGYAYEYGGPAIEDLSMEERMTVCNMSIEGGARIGYVNPDQTTFDYLRGRPFVPTGEAFDRAVHAWRDMASDTDAVYDDRVTIAIEGMAPQVTWGINPGQVVGIDQPLPQPDELPAEEREGALQAYRHMGFEPGRKLLGEPVDVAFIGSCTNGRLSDFRAAAEVLRGRRVAAGVRALAVPGSRRVKRQAEQEGLDRVFHDAGFAWREPGCSLCLAMNPDKLAGRQLCASSSNRNFIGRQGAPHGRTLLMSPAMVAAAAVSGSVADVRDFLRGERHD